The proteins below come from a single Streptococcus canis genomic window:
- a CDS encoding heavy metal translocating P-type ATPase, giving the protein MTIRAWMTDHLHLMETLACLVFIIIGLTFLHPFPQVASAIFIIAFLIGGYESAKAGLLDLVKNKHLSVDILMILAAIGAGIIGYWLEGALLIFIFSLSNTLEEMAMEKSKDAISALMSLTPDTARRYQEGGRILEVETKTLSVGDRLQVRKGETVPIDGQLLSPFGQFDESMVTGEPITVDKAEGQNLIGGTINQGQAIDMLVTVENENTLFAKIVNLVESAQGQKSKTATFIERLEDSYVKFVLVLVPTFIFFSHLVLAWTWLDAFYRGMILLTVASPCALIASSTPASLSAISRAARKGLIIKGGDIIDNMGDIKAVVMDKTGTLTQGKPSVVNAHYLEDELLVNRLVKGAEAASIHPISKALLDYTEKLEPLTFDQLEEISGKGFQGFYQGQEWRIGKKSFILEKVQDLSAFEKTIQEEENQGKTLIFVSCDHQLIAYYVLLDDIKIESQRAIETLHAMGIKTVMLTGDQERTANYVAQKLGIDEVVANCMPQDKVAKLAELKTKYGFVAMVGDGINDAPALAQADVSYAIGSGTDIAMESADSVIMDDLTRIPFSIQLSRKMKTIVKQNIVLALSVITLLILANVFQVVNLPLGVVGHEGSTILVILNGLRLLSFK; this is encoded by the coding sequence ATGACAATCAGAGCATGGATGACAGACCATCTTCATTTAATGGAGACTTTAGCCTGTCTGGTATTCATAATAATCGGACTAACCTTTTTACACCCATTTCCACAAGTTGCTTCCGCTATTTTCATTATAGCCTTCTTGATTGGAGGATATGAATCAGCCAAAGCAGGCTTGCTCGATTTGGTGAAGAACAAACACTTGTCAGTGGATATTTTGATGATTTTGGCAGCTATTGGTGCTGGAATTATTGGCTATTGGCTGGAGGGTGCTCTGCTTATTTTTATCTTTTCCTTGTCCAATACGCTTGAAGAAATGGCCATGGAAAAAAGTAAGGATGCTATTTCTGCCTTGATGTCCTTAACGCCAGATACTGCTCGTCGCTATCAAGAAGGTGGTCGTATTTTAGAAGTTGAGACCAAGACCTTGAGTGTTGGTGATCGTTTACAAGTTCGTAAGGGGGAAACTGTTCCAATTGACGGACAGTTACTTAGTCCTTTTGGTCAATTTGATGAATCTATGGTCACTGGTGAGCCTATCACAGTCGATAAGGCAGAAGGTCAGAATCTTATCGGGGGAACCATTAACCAGGGACAAGCCATAGACATGTTGGTTACCGTTGAAAATGAGAATACCCTCTTTGCCAAGATTGTTAATCTGGTGGAATCTGCCCAAGGACAAAAAAGTAAAACAGCTACCTTTATTGAAAGGTTGGAAGATAGTTACGTCAAGTTTGTCCTCGTCCTCGTTCCAACCTTTATTTTCTTTAGCCACTTAGTCCTTGCTTGGACTTGGTTGGATGCTTTTTACCGAGGCATGATTCTCTTAACGGTGGCTTCTCCTTGTGCGTTGATTGCAAGTTCTACCCCTGCAAGTCTTTCAGCTATTTCTCGTGCAGCCCGTAAGGGATTGATTATCAAAGGTGGAGATATTATTGATAATATGGGAGATATTAAGGCTGTTGTGATGGATAAAACGGGGACATTGACCCAAGGAAAGCCTTCTGTGGTGAATGCTCACTATTTGGAAGATGAGTTGCTCGTGAATAGACTGGTAAAAGGAGCAGAGGCTGCTAGTATCCACCCTATTTCTAAAGCCCTTCTTGACTACACTGAAAAATTGGAGCCACTTACCTTTGACCAATTAGAAGAAATTTCTGGGAAAGGTTTTCAGGGCTTCTATCAAGGGCAAGAATGGCGAATTGGTAAAAAATCCTTTATTTTGGAAAAGGTTCAAGACCTATCAGCTTTTGAAAAAACTATTCAAGAGGAAGAAAATCAAGGGAAGACGTTGATCTTTGTGTCCTGTGACCATCAATTGATAGCTTACTATGTCCTATTAGATGACATCAAAATAGAATCACAACGTGCTATTGAGACCCTCCATGCCATGGGAATTAAAACAGTCATGTTAACAGGAGATCAAGAACGGACCGCTAATTATGTGGCTCAAAAACTTGGTATTGATGAAGTGGTAGCCAACTGTATGCCTCAAGATAAGGTGGCTAAGTTAGCGGAATTAAAGACTAAATATGGTTTTGTTGCCATGGTAGGAGATGGTATTAATGATGCGCCTGCTTTAGCGCAAGCAGATGTGTCCTATGCTATTGGGTCAGGAACAGATATTGCCATGGAAAGTGCAGATAGTGTGATCATGGACGACTTGACCCGTATTCCATTTTCGATTCAACTTTCCCGCAAAATGAAAACCATTGTCAAACAAAATATCGTTTTGGCCTTATCTGTAATTACCTTATTGATTTTAGCCAATGTTTTTCAGGTAGTTAACTTGCCACTTGGTGTTGTTGGACACGAAGGCTCAACGATTTTAGTTATTTTGAATGGCTTGCGCTTACTTTCTTTTAAATAA